In Candidatus Epulonipiscium viviparus, one DNA window encodes the following:
- a CDS encoding CotH kinase family protein: MSEKNLKTLTAIFIAVAMIATMALILYQAVTPTAATPIAMEYETEIFNGEIFSVDILADDETWQHIIDTATDEQYTAVDVVVNGTLFKNVGIRPKGNSSLQFIAMDPDTDRFSFKIKFDEYIDGQTCFGLDVLVLNNLYEDNSYLREYISFDMMNELGVDAPLYTYADVTLNGDPWGLYLGLESYNSSFQKRVYGNSNGYLYSAKAADIVGGGNMMPSAEMFSGNGLDLKYVGNDLASYAGFFENSIGSTADRADNTRVVEAIEVLNNYESLDELEEYWDMEQIIPYLAAHTVSVNGDSYSTFMCQNYFLYEQNGKVSILPWDYSSTFGILFMTDDASDIVNFPIDTPVFGVEMADRPLLEVVMENEVYKQQYHESLSILAAYLQNIDDTAAALNALIDDYVKNDATAFCTYEEFEAARDELIQLLLLRGESIAGQIDGTVPATTDAQAANPEKLINSDDLDLSLLTSPKMKGGMPPMGPSSGDGAARPMKGGMPPMGSSSGDGAAHPMKGGMPPMGMNGEMPDIETMKEMMMEMGLEAEMVDEMLAMMHGDQANPIQIAVDAFLMITLIAITLVAVVFIKKS; this comes from the coding sequence ATGAGCGAAAAGAACTTGAAAACACTGACTGCTATTTTCATCGCAGTTGCTATGATCGCCACGATGGCACTAATCCTATACCAAGCCGTCACTCCAACTGCAGCAACTCCTATCGCAATGGAATATGAAACCGAAATTTTTAATGGCGAAATTTTTTCTGTCGATATATTAGCAGACGATGAAACTTGGCAACACATCATTGATACTGCAACAGATGAGCAATACACAGCAGTTGATGTTGTAGTCAATGGCACCCTCTTCAAAAATGTGGGGATTAGACCCAAGGGAAATTCTAGCCTTCAATTTATTGCAATGGACCCTGATACAGACCGCTTCAGCTTCAAAATTAAATTCGACGAATATATAGATGGGCAAACGTGCTTTGGGCTCGACGTGCTGGTGTTGAATAATCTATACGAAGACAATTCATATTTGCGCGAATATATAAGCTTCGATATGATGAATGAATTGGGCGTTGATGCTCCGCTCTATACTTATGCGGACGTTACATTAAACGGCGATCCTTGGGGGCTATATTTGGGGCTAGAATCTTATAACAGCAGCTTTCAAAAACGTGTTTACGGCAACAGCAACGGCTATTTATATAGCGCCAAAGCTGCAGATATCGTTGGCGGAGGCAATATGATGCCATCTGCAGAGATGTTTTCGGGCAATGGCCTCGATTTGAAATATGTAGGAAACGATTTAGCAAGCTATGCAGGTTTCTTTGAAAATTCGATTGGCTCCACCGCGGACCGTGCCGACAATACGCGTGTTGTAGAAGCTATCGAGGTTCTGAATAATTACGAAAGCCTCGACGAGCTAGAAGAATATTGGGATATGGAGCAAATTATCCCATATTTAGCAGCGCACACGGTCTCTGTAAACGGCGACAGCTACTCTACATTTATGTGCCAAAACTATTTTCTATACGAACAAAACGGCAAGGTTAGCATTCTGCCTTGGGACTATTCTTCCACGTTTGGAATTTTATTTATGACCGATGACGCTTCGGATATCGTAAATTTTCCGATCGATACTCCAGTATTTGGCGTCGAGATGGCAGATCGCCCGCTATTAGAAGTTGTAATGGAAAACGAAGTCTACAAGCAGCAATATCACGAATCTCTCTCAATACTTGCAGCATATCTGCAAAACATCGATGACACTGCTGCAGCACTTAATGCGCTGATAGATGATTATGTCAAAAACGATGCGACAGCATTTTGTACTTATGAAGAATTTGAAGCCGCTCGCGACGAATTGATCCAGTTGCTACTACTTCGAGGCGAGAGTATAGCGGGGCAAATAGATGGAACAGTACCAGCAACGACCGATGCTCAGGCCGCCAACCCCGAAAAGCTTATCAATAGCGATGACTTAGATTTATCACTTTTAACGAGTCCAAAGATGAAAGGCGGAATGCCTCCCATGGGTCCTTCATCTGGCGATGGGGCAGCGCGTCCTATGAAAGGCGGAATGCCTCCTATGGGTTCCTCATCTGGCGATGGGGCAGCGCATCCTATGAAAGGCGGAATGCCTCCTATGGGAATGAACGGCGAGATGCCGGATATCGAAACAATGAAGGAAATGATGATGGAGATGGGACTAGAAGCGGAAATGGTAGATGAAATGCTTGCTATGATGCACGGCGACCAAGCCAATCCCATCCAAATAGCAGTAGACGCATTTTTGATGATTACATTAATCGCCATAACTCTAGTTGCTGTAGTTTTCATCAAGAAATCTTAA
- a CDS encoding DUF4956 domain-containing protein, with protein sequence MNFGDIFKSSFLENVTAISFLDMGLAVLLSFALGLLIMAVYKKTYRGVMYSQSFAVALMAMSLITTILILAITSNVVLSLGMVGALSIVRFRTAIREPLDIAFLFWSIANGIILGAGFTTLAVFGSIIVGLLLVVFVNKKSKDTPYIFVINCLDSAAEKAVMAVIKEESIVNILKSKTISADNIEITLELRLGNDDTDFVNKITSIAGVRNAILVTYNGEYAG encoded by the coding sequence ATGAATTTTGGAGATATTTTTAAAAGTAGCTTTTTGGAAAATGTAACAGCAATTTCGTTTTTGGACATGGGCTTAGCAGTTCTATTGTCATTTGCATTAGGATTGCTAATTATGGCCGTATACAAAAAAACTTATCGCGGCGTTATGTACTCTCAGAGCTTTGCAGTCGCCCTTATGGCAATGTCGCTGATCACCACCATCTTAATTTTAGCAATTACAAGCAACGTGGTCCTCTCTCTAGGTATGGTCGGTGCGTTATCGATCGTACGTTTTAGAACCGCAATCCGCGAGCCCCTGGATATAGCATTCCTATTCTGGAGCATAGCAAACGGCATCATTCTCGGCGCTGGCTTTACCACACTTGCAGTATTTGGCTCTATCATCGTCGGACTTTTACTTGTAGTATTTGTGAACAAAAAATCCAAAGATACACCGTATATTTTTGTGATAAATTGCTTAGACAGTGCGGCTGAAAAAGCTGTAATGGCAGTAATCAAAGAAGAAAGCATCGTGAATATATTAAAATCCAAAACCATTAGCGCAGACAATATTGAAATCACGCTCGAACTTAGATTAGGGAATGATGATACAGACTTCGTAAACAAAATCACTTCTATAGCAGGTGTTCGAAACGCAATTTTGGTGACATATAACGGAGAATATGCAGGATAA
- a CDS encoding polyphosphate polymerase domain-containing protein → MKFRHEFKHILTYAEYIDLRNRLKVICNKDPHAGENSEYIVRSLYFDNYNNKALLEKIDGVNRREKFRIRYYNSDTNFIRLEKKSKINGLCNKQSAPITAAEVQNLIDGQHEFLAHSTADLFVELYYKMVTQRLKPIVIVNYHREVFIYPAGNVRITLDTDIRTGLSSLDFLNSAHPTIKTGNNIVLEVKYDEFLPEFIRQAIQAGTRSHSAFSKYAASRSFY, encoded by the coding sequence ATGAAATTTAGACACGAATTTAAACACATTCTTACATATGCAGAATATATCGACTTAAGAAACAGACTTAAAGTGATATGTAACAAAGATCCCCATGCCGGCGAAAATTCCGAATACATTGTTCGCAGTCTATATTTTGATAACTACAACAACAAAGCCCTGCTTGAAAAAATCGATGGTGTCAACCGCCGCGAAAAATTTAGGATTCGTTACTATAATAGCGATACCAACTTCATTCGTCTCGAAAAGAAGTCTAAAATAAATGGGCTATGCAACAAACAAAGCGCACCCATCACTGCCGCAGAAGTGCAAAACCTAATCGATGGGCAGCATGAGTTTTTGGCTCATTCCACTGCAGATCTGTTTGTTGAGCTATACTACAAAATGGTAACGCAGCGCTTGAAGCCCATAGTAATTGTAAACTATCACCGCGAAGTTTTCATTTACCCCGCAGGCAATGTTCGGATTACATTGGATACCGATATCCGCACGGGGCTATCTTCGCTAGACTTTTTAAACTCGGCGCATCCCACGATCAAAACCGGCAATAACATCGTGCTAGAAGTAAAATACGATGAATTTTTACCTGAATTTATACGGCAAGCAATTCAAGCCGGCACTCGAAGCCACAGCGCTTTTTCAAAATATGCCGCAAGCCGAAGCTTTTATTAA
- a CDS encoding response regulator transcription factor, protein MFKIMVAEDDTNTRKFMEAALRAAGYGVVAAADGEEALALMDTEFVDLIVLDIMMPKMDGYEFAETLRKCGVNIPILMVTAKCLPEDACKGFIAGTDDYMVKPINIDEMLLRIKALLRRAKIVSERKLKVGKLLLNYDAFSVQYENEPEQVLPQKEFLLLYKLLSSPDKIFTRLQLMDEIWGMETDSVDTTVNVHVNKLRKRFAAYNEFEIIAIRGIGYKGKVNDAQKN, encoded by the coding sequence ATGTTTAAAATTATGGTAGCCGAGGATGATACAAATACACGGAAGTTTATGGAAGCTGCGTTACGAGCTGCAGGGTATGGAGTAGTTGCTGCTGCAGATGGGGAAGAGGCATTGGCTTTGATGGATACTGAGTTTGTGGACTTAATCGTATTAGATATTATGATGCCCAAGATGGATGGCTATGAGTTTGCGGAAACGCTGCGAAAGTGTGGCGTAAATATTCCTATCCTGATGGTGACCGCAAAGTGTTTGCCAGAAGATGCGTGCAAAGGGTTTATCGCAGGGACCGATGACTATATGGTAAAGCCGATAAATATAGACGAAATGCTATTGCGAATTAAAGCATTACTGCGACGAGCTAAGATTGTGTCGGAACGAAAGCTAAAAGTAGGAAAGCTCCTATTAAATTATGACGCATTTTCAGTGCAATATGAGAATGAGCCAGAGCAGGTGCTGCCGCAGAAGGAATTTTTGCTACTATATAAATTGTTATCGTCGCCGGATAAAATTTTTACGAGACTGCAGCTAATGGATGAAATTTGGGGTATGGAAACAGATTCGGTAGATACGACAGTGAATGTGCATGTCAATAAGCTTCGCAAGAGGTTTGCTGCTTACAACGAATTTGAAATTATTGCGATAAGAGGGATTGGTTACAAGGGAAAGGTGAATGATGCTCAAAAAAATTAG
- a CDS encoding sensor histidine kinase — protein sequence MMLKKIRLLKQMLGFVGAVFLIFVISHLMHPIIGMILVKLELIEKKPHWLYPLITLAMFSVVIGVTTSIFVNANIVRPIKLLIMSINRVAAGNFKSKVEATSRLKYFQKMITSFNKMLDELNGNEMLKSDFINNFSHEFKTPINAIQGFAKQLQNSNLSEQQKQEYIDIMIYETQRLSSLATNVLNLSKVEHQVILSNKTQFNLSEQLREVVIMLYDKCTAKNVEVEFDSAEVEIIGDRELLKQVWINLLDNAIKFCYKNSVIKIKIATTVAKVNVSIANDGEPLSANAQKCIFDKFYQADASHATVGNGLGLTIAKKIIQLHGGNIYVVGGNKTTMEVFLPIKN from the coding sequence ATGATGCTCAAAAAAATTAGGTTGCTAAAGCAGATGCTAGGTTTTGTAGGTGCAGTGTTTTTAATTTTTGTAATCTCCCATTTGATGCATCCGATAATAGGGATGATATTGGTAAAATTGGAATTGATAGAGAAAAAACCACATTGGCTATATCCGCTGATTACGCTCGCTATGTTTAGTGTCGTAATCGGGGTGACGACATCAATTTTTGTGAATGCAAATATAGTAAGACCAATTAAGCTTCTAATTATGAGCATCAATAGGGTAGCAGCGGGGAATTTTAAATCTAAGGTGGAGGCAACGAGCCGCTTGAAGTATTTCCAAAAGATGATAACTAGTTTTAATAAAATGTTAGATGAGCTCAATGGCAATGAAATGCTGAAGTCTGATTTCATAAACAATTTTTCACACGAGTTTAAGACGCCGATCAACGCTATTCAGGGCTTTGCTAAGCAACTGCAAAATTCAAATTTGTCGGAACAGCAAAAGCAGGAGTACATTGATATTATGATATATGAAACGCAGCGGCTAAGTTCGTTGGCAACTAATGTGTTAAATTTATCGAAAGTCGAACATCAGGTGATTCTTAGCAATAAGACTCAGTTTAATCTATCGGAGCAGCTGCGAGAAGTGGTGATTATGTTATATGATAAATGCACGGCCAAAAATGTAGAAGTGGAATTCGATTCTGCAGAAGTTGAGATTATAGGTGATCGCGAATTACTAAAGCAGGTGTGGATCAATCTACTAGACAATGCGATAAAGTTTTGCTACAAAAATAGTGTAATTAAAATCAAGATTGCCACAACTGTAGCGAAAGTAAACGTCAGTATTGCAAACGATGGAGAGCCCCTATCTGCTAATGCACAAAAATGTATATTTGACAAATTTTACCAAGCAGATGCTTCTCATGCAACAGTTGGAAACGGATTGGGATTGACTATTGCAAAAAAAATTATTCAGCTTCATGGCGGAAACATCTACGTTGTAGGCGGAAACAAAACTACGATGGAGGTATTTTTGCCCATCAAAAATTAG
- a CDS encoding CotH kinase family protein has product MTEKTLTLLTIFAITLTIIITLSLALFQVRTPTEITPIAMEYETEIFNDEIFSVDILADEQTWQHILETATDEQYTAVDVVVNGTLFQNVGIRPKGNSSLQFIAMDPTSSRFSFKIKFDEYIDGQTCFGLDVLVLNNLYSDNSYLREYISFEMMDKLGIVAPLYSYADVTLNGNPWGLYLGIESYNNSFQKRVYGNSNGYLYSAKTTGIVDNNSLSSSHDTFSSNGLDLKYVGRDITRYSGLFDNSIGATADRADNLRVVKAIEVLNNYKNLDELEEYWDMEQIIPYLAAHTASVNSDSYSTFMSQNYVLYEHNGKVSVLPWDYSSTFGILFMSNDASDIVNFPIDTPVFGIEMAERPLIEAVLSNEIYKQQYYAYLSNLATYLAAANETIATIDASINTYVQNDATAFCTYDEFTAARDELAQLLLLRGESIAGQINGTVPATTSTQAANPEQLVNSQVLTLFANSKQDKPSAVPSMNDGIPDFDTIKQAMIDMGIEVNDAMVNQILDTMNGNKPNPKQIAADIMIMLGFIAITFVATIFIKKL; this is encoded by the coding sequence ATGACCGAAAAAACTTTAACATTATTAACTATTTTTGCAATCACTCTTACTATTATTATAACACTATCGCTAGCTTTGTTCCAAGTACGCACCCCTACTGAAATAACACCCATCGCAATGGAATATGAAACAGAGATTTTTAACGACGAAATTTTTTCTGTGGATATACTCGCAGATGAGCAAACCTGGCAACATATCCTCGAGACCGCAACCGATGAGCAATACACTGCAGTTGATGTTGTCGTCAATGGCACTCTTTTCCAAAATGTGGGAATTCGACCTAAAGGCAATTCCAGTCTTCAGTTTATTGCCATGGACCCTACCAGTAGTCGCTTCAGCTTTAAAATTAAGTTTGACGAATATATCGATGGACAAACCTGCTTTGGTCTTGATGTACTTGTGTTGAACAATTTGTATAGCGACAATTCATATTTACGAGAATATATAAGCTTCGAAATGATGGACAAATTGGGTATAGTTGCTCCACTTTATTCTTATGCCGACGTTACATTAAATGGCAATCCCTGGGGACTATATTTGGGAATCGAATCTTATAATAACAGCTTCCAAAAACGAGTCTATGGCAATAGCAACGGCTATCTATACAGCGCAAAAACTACTGGCATTGTTGACAATAATAGTCTATCATCATCGCATGATACATTTTCTAGCAATGGGCTCGATTTGAAATACGTGGGTCGCGATATCACCCGCTACTCTGGCCTATTTGATAATTCGATTGGCGCAACTGCCGACCGTGCCGATAATCTGCGTGTGGTCAAAGCAATAGAGGTACTCAATAATTACAAAAATCTCGACGAGCTAGAAGAATACTGGGATATGGAGCAAATCATTCCGTATTTAGCCGCGCATACAGCATCTGTAAATAGTGATAGCTACTCCACCTTTATGTCTCAAAACTATGTTCTCTATGAACACAACGGCAAAGTGAGTGTCTTGCCCTGGGACTACTCCTCCACATTTGGCATTCTATTTATGAGCAATGACGCGTCTGATATTGTAAACTTTCCGATTGATACCCCAGTTTTTGGCATTGAGATGGCAGAGCGCCCGTTAATAGAAGCAGTATTATCGAATGAAATTTATAAGCAACAATACTACGCATATTTGTCAAATCTTGCCACATACCTTGCAGCTGCCAACGAAACTATTGCAACAATCGATGCTTCCATAAATACATACGTCCAAAATGATGCAACAGCGTTTTGTACCTATGACGAATTTACAGCTGCTCGCGACGAGTTGGCGCAACTACTATTGCTCCGAGGCGAAAGTATAGCGGGGCAAATTAACGGAACTGTTCCTGCAACAACTTCAACCCAGGCAGCTAATCCTGAACAACTCGTCAATAGTCAAGTTTTAACACTTTTTGCTAATTCGAAACAAGATAAGCCATCTGCAGTACCTTCCATGAACGATGGCATACCCGATTTCGATACCATAAAGCAAGCCATGATTGATATGGGTATAGAAGTCAATGACGCAATGGTCAATCAAATATTGGATACGATGAACGGCAACAAACCTAATCCTAAACAAATTGCGGCAGATATTATGATTATGCTCGGGTTTATCGCCATAACTTTTGTTGCAACCATTTTTATAAAGAAGCTCTAA
- the aspS gene encoding aspartate--tRNA ligase, which translates to MQSRTHTCNELTSANIGESVVLVGFYENLRKVSKTLGFLILRDFYGTTQIVIETEDIMNQIASVNKESTLQIIGQVRERQSKNKNIATGDIEIIPTEVAVLGICEHNELPFEINRSTEADDNTRLKYRYLDLRNPAVKDKIALRSKVVSALRKKMESLDFLEITTPILTCSSPEGARDYLVPSRLHEGKFYALPQAPQQFKQILMASGFDRYFQIAPCFRDEDARADRAPGEFYQLDMEMAFANQEDVFAVIEEVLPEIFAKYGIYKTSSNPPFVRIPYLEALEKYGSDKPDLRNDLVVTDATALLQDCGFEPFANAVIKAIVVDKFDATRKVVDKICHDTEVIIENKAFWFRLGADGNFVGGISKFLADTKDAIIAQLALKPGDYVFLSAGTKLKAQKTAGVLRNVIGQHATSHVAENCYSFCWIVDFPMYELDDKTNKIEFCHNPFSMPQGGLEALNTQDPLSILAYQYDLVCNGVELSSGAVRNHDPSLMIKAFNVVGLGEADVKEKFPAMYNAFLYGAPPHAGIAPGVDRMIMLILGEDSIKEIIPFPMNKSAQDVMMNAPSFVSNEQLKDVHIAVTTNK; encoded by the coding sequence ATGCAATCAAGAACACATACTTGTAACGAGCTTACCTCTGCTAATATAGGTGAATCTGTAGTATTGGTAGGCTTTTACGAAAACTTAAGGAAGGTATCAAAAACTTTAGGATTTTTAATTTTACGAGACTTTTATGGCACAACCCAAATTGTAATAGAAACTGAAGATATTATGAACCAGATCGCGTCCGTTAACAAAGAATCAACTCTCCAAATTATTGGACAGGTTCGCGAACGTCAGAGCAAAAATAAAAATATAGCAACTGGTGATATAGAAATTATTCCAACTGAAGTTGCAGTTTTGGGAATTTGTGAACATAATGAATTGCCTTTTGAAATTAATCGTTCTACCGAAGCTGATGATAACACACGTCTCAAGTATCGATATTTGGATCTTCGAAACCCTGCGGTAAAAGACAAGATCGCCCTAAGGAGCAAAGTTGTATCTGCGCTTCGCAAAAAAATGGAATCGCTTGACTTTTTGGAAATTACCACTCCAATTTTGACTTGTTCATCACCAGAAGGAGCGCGAGACTATCTTGTTCCTAGCCGTTTACACGAGGGCAAGTTTTATGCGCTACCTCAGGCTCCGCAGCAGTTTAAGCAGATTCTTATGGCATCTGGATTTGATAGATATTTTCAGATTGCACCTTGTTTTAGAGATGAAGATGCTAGAGCAGATCGCGCTCCAGGAGAATTTTACCAATTAGATATGGAAATGGCCTTTGCAAACCAAGAAGACGTTTTTGCTGTAATAGAAGAAGTATTGCCCGAAATTTTTGCTAAATATGGCATATATAAAACGTCTAGCAATCCGCCTTTTGTCCGAATACCTTATCTTGAGGCTCTTGAAAAGTATGGTTCTGACAAACCAGATTTACGAAACGATTTAGTAGTTACCGATGCGACGGCGTTGTTGCAAGATTGCGGTTTTGAACCGTTTGCGAATGCTGTTATAAAAGCAATCGTTGTTGATAAGTTTGACGCAACCAGAAAAGTGGTCGATAAAATTTGTCACGATACAGAAGTGATCATCGAAAACAAAGCATTCTGGTTTAGATTAGGTGCTGACGGCAATTTCGTTGGAGGCATTAGCAAGTTTTTGGCAGACACAAAGGATGCCATTATCGCACAGTTGGCACTTAAGCCTGGGGATTATGTATTTTTATCAGCAGGCACAAAACTCAAAGCGCAAAAAACCGCCGGAGTTCTTAGAAACGTTATAGGGCAACATGCCACAAGCCACGTAGCAGAAAATTGTTACTCTTTTTGCTGGATTGTAGATTTTCCTATGTATGAACTAGATGATAAGACTAATAAAATCGAGTTTTGTCACAACCCGTTTTCTATGCCTCAAGGCGGATTGGAAGCGCTAAACACACAGGATCCTCTTTCCATCTTGGCGTATCAATATGATCTTGTGTGCAATGGTGTGGAACTGAGCTCTGGAGCTGTTAGAAACCATGACCCTTCTCTTATGATAAAAGCTTTTAACGTTGTGGGCTTGGGCGAAGCGGATGTAAAAGAGAAGTTTCCTGCTATGTATAATGCATTTTTGTATGGAGCGCCACCGCATGCTGGAATTGCACCTGGGGTTGACCGAATGATTATGCTAATTTTGGGAGAGGATTCTATTAAAGAAATAATTCCATTTCCTATGAACAAAAGCGCGCAAGACGTTATGATGAATGCTCCTTCGTTTGTATCTAACGAGCAACTAAAAGACGTCCACATTGCAGTAACAACAAACAAATAA
- a CDS encoding Cof-type HAD-IIB family hydrolase — MIRLVAIDIDGTLLTDEKSISNNTKKTLLNARKNGVKIVLTTGRPFEGLTDTLNILEFNTNNKDVDGVTIQDYVVCFNGALVKNLYTNDIITDITLQGNHLQEIYQLSQQLGTNIHAFSATQGLIAPKISKYTQLEMDINNISIQLVDFQNIYASEKIVKVMLIDEPHIIDSAVRNLSDQLYDKYTIVRSTPYFLEFLNKEANKGLGLKMLAEYLGIFPGEIMSFGDAGNDLHMIKYAGLGVAMDNATDEIKAAAQFVADSNNNDGVAKTLQQFSIDRIKLLRKC, encoded by the coding sequence ATGATAAGATTAGTTGCAATAGATATAGATGGCACCTTACTAACTGATGAAAAAAGTATTTCAAATAATACAAAGAAAACTTTACTAAACGCTCGAAAAAACGGTGTTAAAATCGTATTAACAACGGGAAGACCTTTTGAAGGCTTAACCGATACGCTTAATATTTTGGAATTTAACACCAACAATAAAGATGTTGATGGAGTTACAATCCAAGATTATGTAGTATGTTTTAACGGAGCTCTTGTTAAAAATTTGTATACTAACGATATCATTACCGATATCACATTACAAGGCAACCACTTACAAGAGATTTATCAATTATCTCAACAATTAGGAACAAATATTCATGCCTTTTCAGCAACACAAGGGCTTATTGCTCCTAAAATATCCAAATATACCCAATTAGAAATGGATATAAATAACATCTCTATTCAATTAGTAGATTTTCAAAACATATATGCATCAGAAAAGATTGTTAAGGTTATGCTAATTGATGAACCACACATTATAGATAGCGCTGTCCGCAATCTTTCTGATCAATTATATGATAAATATACTATTGTACGAAGCACGCCATATTTCTTAGAGTTTTTAAATAAGGAAGCAAATAAAGGATTGGGGTTAAAAATGCTAGCTGAATATCTCGGTATATTTCCTGGCGAAATTATGTCCTTTGGTGATGCCGGAAACGATTTACACATGATAAAATATGCTGGGCTTGGAGTTGCGATGGACAATGCCACAGATGAGATTAAGGCCGCGGCTCAATTTGTTGCTGATAGCAATAACAATGACGGTGTGGCGAAAACTTTGCAGCAGTTTTCAATAGACAGAATTAAACTTTTACGAAAATGCTAG
- the lepB gene encoding signal peptidase I — protein MNSEFMLLKIMLKSLLLLGLVTTGIQTYFLGLIIVQQNSMNPTLWDGDILLTNKLAYQISTPKVGDIIIFYKDTPEGIAKTRLGLTLTDLFNKATLNTERTRYVKRVVAISGDVVDIKNGTLYVNTLPVIENFTQGLTYSNNAEFPMTVNQNCVYVLGDNREISLDSRNFGQVPIKMIESRVESKLPWQLTGAAPVKEQ, from the coding sequence ATGAATTCTGAATTTATGTTACTCAAAATAATGTTAAAATCACTATTACTGCTAGGACTTGTCACTACCGGTATACAGACATATTTCCTAGGATTAATTATTGTCCAGCAAAACTCCATGAATCCCACACTGTGGGACGGTGACATCCTCTTAACAAATAAACTAGCATACCAAATTTCTACCCCCAAAGTTGGCGACATTATAATCTTTTATAAAGATACACCAGAAGGCATTGCAAAAACAAGGCTTGGGCTCACTTTAACAGATTTATTTAACAAAGCAACACTTAACACCGAGCGTACTAGATATGTGAAACGTGTTGTGGCGATTTCGGGAGATGTTGTCGATATAAAGAATGGAACACTTTATGTCAATACTCTACCAGTAATCGAAAATTTTACTCAGGGACTCACGTATTCCAACAATGCCGAATTTCCCATGACAGTAAATCAAAATTGTGTCTATGTATTAGGCGACAATAGAGAAATTAGTTTAGATAGTCGAAATTTTGGTCAAGTGCCTATTAAAATGATCGAAAGTAGGGTAGAATCAAAGTTACCCTGGCAATTAACAGGTGCTGCACCTGTAAAAGAGCAATAA